From the Glutamicibacter halophytocola genome, the window GCCGCGCCCGCGCAGCTGGGCCACGGTGCGCGAATTCACCGCCTCGGATGTAGCCGACCTGCACGAGGTGCGTGGCGCGCTGGAAACGATGTCCTTTGCGCTGGCCGCGCAACGCCATACCCGCGAAGGACTGGCACAGCTGCGCGAGGTGCTCGAGGTGGAAATCGCGGCCGCCGCGGCACAGGACTTCACCACGGCCCGCCGCGCCGGGGCGAACTTCCATGAGGTGGTTATCAGCATGGCGGGCAACGACCTGCTGCTGGAGCTCCAGACCTCCCTGGCCCCGCGGATGCGCTGGGTGCTGGCGCAGCACGACGACCTGGAGACGATGGCGCACGAGCACGAGCTGCTTTATAACGCCATCGCGGAACGCAATGTCGGGCTGGTCAAGCGCCTGGCCGAGCAGCATCTGAACACCAGCCGGGGCAGCCTGAACGACAAGCGGGCCCGTGAGGGCATCGCTGGAACGACGGAAGATCTTCACTAACTGCTGAATATCAATCCGATAGTCCGGTATACCGGACGATCGCTGTGGATTCCCTGCTGCACGATGCTTGTGAGCGCGGTTACATGGAGAGCGTGTCCTGAATGGGACTACTGCACATGACCGTTGTTTCGAGGAGATCCGTGAGAACCAGCCAACCAGCCCAGAGCCTCAAGCGAGGCCTAAGTACCCGGCATATCCGTTTCATAGCCCTCGGATCCGCCATCGGCACCGGGCTGTTCTATGGTTCCGCCGGAGCCATCCAGATGGCTGGACCGGCGGTGCTGCTGGCCTATATCATCGGCGGCGCCGTGGTCTTCATGGTGATGCGAGCCTTGGGCGAGATGGCGGTGCGCAACCCGATCGCGGGGTCCTTCGGCTCCTACGCCACGCGCTACGTGGGGCGCTTTGCCGGCTTTGTCACCGGGTGGACCTATACCTTCGAGATGTTCGTCGTGGCCCTGGCCGATGTGACGGCCTTCGGGGTGTATATGGGCTTCTGGTTCCCCAACGTCGAACGCTGGATCTGGATCCTGGCGGTGGTCTTCTTCATCGCCGCGGTCAACCTGCTCTCCGTGAAGGTGTTCGGCGAGCTGGAGTTCTGGTTCTCGCTGATCAAGGTCGTGGCGATCATCGCGATGATCGCCGGCGGCATCGCGGTCATCGTCTTCGGCCTGGGCAACCAGTCCGAGGGCGCCGCGGGCATCTCCAACCTGTTCTCCCATGACGGCTTCATGCCGCACGGGGTGATGGGCGTGCTCATGTCCTTCACCATCGTGATGTTCGCCTTCGGCGGCACCGAGGTCATTGGCATCACCGCGGGCGAGGCAAAGAATCCGCGCAAGGTTATTCCCGAGGCCATCAACTCGGTGCCGGTGCGCATCCTGCTCTTCTACGTGCTGACCCTGGGCGTGATCATGTCGATCCAGCCATGGAATACCATCAACGGCGAGGAAAGCCCCTTCGTCTCGATCTTCTCCAGCATCGGCCTGTCCTCGGCCGCCCATGTGCTGAACTTCATCGTGATCACCGCAGCCCTCTCGGCGATCAATGCGGATATCTTCGGCGCAGGCCGCATGATCCACGGCATGGCCCGGCAGGGCCAGGCCCCGATGGTCTTCACCAAGACCACCGCCAACGGCGTGCCGTGGGTGACCTCGCTGTCGATGATCGTGGCCCTGCTGATCGGCGTGGTGCTCAATATCTGGTTCGAGGACCAGATCTTCTTCCTGATCGCGGCCCTGGCCACCTTCGCCACGGTGGTGGTATGGCTGATGATCCTGCTCTCCCATATCGGCATGAAGCGCGAGCTGGCCCGCAAGGGCCTGGCCTCCGCTGGCTTCCAGATTCCTTTCTGGCCACTGGGCAGCTACATCGCGGTGGCCTTCATGGTCTTCGTGATCGTCATGATCGGCGTGGTGCCAGATACCCGCAGCGCGCTGGTCACCGGAGCCATCTGGGTTGCGGCGCTCGGTGCTTGCTACTGGTTCTTCGTGCGCGGCAAGCGCGTACCGGAAATCGACGAATTCGACGCGGATCCGGATTCGGTGCCCGAGCACGGGGAGAATGTCGGCCAGCAGGCCGAAGGCCCGCGTTCCTAGGAGCGCCATGTCCTTGAGGGGCCACGGGTACGGCATTGCGCCGTACCCGTGGCCCCTTTTCTTTTGCCCTGGTCGCTGGGTCTTCTGGACGCGCTCGGGTATTTGGTATACCCATAGTGTCGTTTGGATTCGACAGATTCATAGGAGCCTTCGGCCTCTTGCCCAGATCGCTATCTTTTGGAATACCAAATGGGCTACAGTGTGATCTGGAAGGCATCACGCTGTTTGAAAGAAGCAACCAATGACCCTTATGCTCAACGCCTCGACGCTCCAGGCTGTGCTCGATATGCGCTCCGCCGTCCAATCCGTCGACCGGATCTTCGGCGATCTGGCCAGGGGCACCGCGGCACAACCGACCCCATCGGCGATGGCAGTGCCAAGCGCGGATTCGAGCTTCATTATCATGCCCAGCGTGGCCTCCGAGCAGGGACTGGCCAGCGTCAAGCTGCTTGCCGATATCCCCTCCAATGCCCAGCGCGGCCTTCCCTCGCAGCGCTCGCTGATCATGCTGGCCGACCATATCACCGGCGGCCCGCTGGCCATCCTCGATGGCAAGGTCCCCACCCGGATCCGCACCGCCGCGGCCACCGCGGTGGCCACGAAGTACCTGGCCCGCCCGGATAGCACGGTGCTGGGGCTGATCGGCGCCGGCGCCCTCGCGGTGGCCCACGTCGAGGCCATGCTGTGCGTGCTGCCCTTTACCAAGGTCGTGGTGTGGTCGCGGACCGGACAGCGCATTGCCGAATTCAGCCAGGCCGTGGCCGGCCACGGCCTGGAGGTGGTGGCGGCGCCGAGCCCCGAAGCCGTGGTGGCCTCCTGCGATGTGCTGTGCACGCTCACCCCATCGGTGGAGCCGATTGTGCAGGGCCAATGGTTCCAGCCCGGCCAGCACATCAATGCCGTCGGCGCCCGGCCGCGCCCGGGCGAACGCGAGATCGATGGCATCGGCATGGCCCGATCCAGGGTCTTTGTCGACCATCTGGGCACCGCCCAGGCCAAGTCTGGCGACTATCTGATGGCGCTCGCCGAAGGCGCGATCGCCGCCGATGCCATCGCGGGGGAGCTGGGGCAAGTGGTTGCCGGCGAGCTGGCCGGCCGGCGCGACCGGCAGGAAATCACCCTGTTCAATTCGGTGGGCATCGGCGCGCTGGATCTGGCGATCGGGCGCCTGGCCTATGACCGGGCCGTGGAGCAGCGCCTGGGCCAGGACGTGGACCTGTCAAACTAGGCGCAAGTAGCTCCAGAACACCACCATGGCAGCGAGAGGAACCCATACCATGCTCATCAGCAATGCCCGCCCCTGGGCCGGCGACCCCAGCGATATCCTGGTCGAGGAGGGGAAGATCGCCTCGATCACCGCCCACGACCCATCGCGCCAGCTGGGCGCGGGAGATGTGGACGGCCGCGGCCGGATCCTGATCCCGGCCTTCTCGGACGTGCACGTCCACCTGGACTCCACCCGCATTGGCCTGCCCTTCCGCGAGCACACCGGCCGGCCGGGTGTCTGGGGGATGATGAGCAATGACCGGGAGAATTGGCGCGAGGCCGAAATCGGGATCAACGAGCGCGTGGCTGGCACCCTGGAACGGATGATCGCTCGCGGCACCACCCGCGTGCGTTCCTTCGCCCAGGTGGATGTGGATACCAAGCTGGAAAAGTACGAGGCCGTCGTCGCGGCGAAAGAGAAGTTCGCGAACGAGGCCGAGGTCCAGATCAT encodes:
- a CDS encoding GntR family transcriptional regulator → MPSRALPERQFKNNGNAAEVYERLHFLFQLGRSHLSDNCSGKHVGKRVNGLADKDFEPESVRVIEQIRNEIIDGVRKPGSRLVERDLAEDLGVSRLPIRDALRVLVAEGLVTPRPRSWATVREFTASDVADLHEVRGALETMSFALAAQRHTREGLAQLREVLEVEIAAAAAQDFTTARRAGANFHEVVISMAGNDLLLELQTSLAPRMRWVLAQHDDLETMAHEHELLYNAIAERNVGLVKRLAEQHLNTSRGSLNDKRAREGIAGTTEDLH
- a CDS encoding amino acid permease: MTVVSRRSVRTSQPAQSLKRGLSTRHIRFIALGSAIGTGLFYGSAGAIQMAGPAVLLAYIIGGAVVFMVMRALGEMAVRNPIAGSFGSYATRYVGRFAGFVTGWTYTFEMFVVALADVTAFGVYMGFWFPNVERWIWILAVVFFIAAVNLLSVKVFGELEFWFSLIKVVAIIAMIAGGIAVIVFGLGNQSEGAAGISNLFSHDGFMPHGVMGVLMSFTIVMFAFGGTEVIGITAGEAKNPRKVIPEAINSVPVRILLFYVLTLGVIMSIQPWNTINGEESPFVSIFSSIGLSSAAHVLNFIVITAALSAINADIFGAGRMIHGMARQGQAPMVFTKTTANGVPWVTSLSMIVALLIGVVLNIWFEDQIFFLIAALATFATVVVWLMILLSHIGMKRELARKGLASAGFQIPFWPLGSYIAVAFMVFVIVMIGVVPDTRSALVTGAIWVAALGACYWFFVRGKRVPEIDEFDADPDSVPEHGENVGQQAEGPRS
- a CDS encoding ornithine cyclodeaminase family protein produces the protein MTLMLNASTLQAVLDMRSAVQSVDRIFGDLARGTAAQPTPSAMAVPSADSSFIIMPSVASEQGLASVKLLADIPSNAQRGLPSQRSLIMLADHITGGPLAILDGKVPTRIRTAAATAVATKYLARPDSTVLGLIGAGALAVAHVEAMLCVLPFTKVVVWSRTGQRIAEFSQAVAGHGLEVVAAPSPEAVVASCDVLCTLTPSVEPIVQGQWFQPGQHINAVGARPRPGEREIDGIGMARSRVFVDHLGTAQAKSGDYLMALAEGAIAADAIAGELGQVVAGELAGRRDRQEITLFNSVGIGALDLAIGRLAYDRAVEQRLGQDVDLSN